From a single Paraburkholderia sp. D15 genomic region:
- a CDS encoding DUF3185 family protein, producing the protein MAKAISIALIVGGIVLLYFGGQAFNSVSSDVSRVFTGSPTNKAIMLIVAGVVATIAGLTGVALSGRKR; encoded by the coding sequence ATGGCAAAGGCGATTTCCATCGCGCTGATTGTCGGCGGCATCGTGCTGCTGTATTTCGGCGGACAGGCGTTCAACTCGGTGAGCAGCGACGTCTCGCGCGTGTTCACCGGTTCGCCGACCAACAAGGCAATCATGCTGATCGTCGCCGGCGTGGTGGCCACGATCGCGGGGCTGACCGGCGTGGCGTTGTCGGGGCGCAAACGGTAA
- a CDS encoding MFS transporter — translation MALLFAGYATFSLMYCVQPLLPSFSAAFDVTPAQSSLSLSVTTAALALAIFVAGFVSEGWSRHKLMTLSLTVSALLTVGVSITPHWHQLLVLRTLEGLALGGVPAVAMAYLAEEVHPDGLGLAMGLYVGGTAIGGMAGRVITGVVADLFSWRVAIGTIGVLGLLSMLAFRALLPPSRHFVPRRGLGFGHHRSALLRQFTRPGLPLLFLLGFVLMGSFVTLYNYIGYRLLAPPYRLSQTEIGAIFVVYLTGVVASPWSGRMADAFGRARVLSASLLLMALGLALTLLHPLAAIAAGIACVTFGFFAGHAVASGWVGRLAKEAKGQAAALYLLAYYIGSSVVGSYGGHIWADYGWNGVAGLVAVLLVIGLLAALRLRRQEAES, via the coding sequence ATTGCGCTGCTGTTCGCCGGCTACGCGACCTTTTCGCTGATGTACTGCGTGCAGCCGCTGCTGCCGTCGTTCTCCGCCGCCTTCGATGTCACGCCCGCGCAGAGCAGCCTGTCGCTCTCGGTGACGACCGCCGCGCTCGCGCTGGCGATTTTCGTCGCCGGGTTCGTGTCGGAAGGCTGGAGCCGTCACAAGCTGATGACGCTATCGCTCACCGTCTCGGCGCTGCTCACCGTCGGCGTCTCGATCACGCCGCACTGGCATCAACTGCTGGTGCTGCGCACGCTCGAAGGGCTCGCGCTCGGCGGCGTGCCGGCCGTCGCGATGGCCTACCTCGCCGAGGAAGTGCACCCCGATGGCCTCGGTCTCGCGATGGGGTTGTATGTCGGCGGCACGGCGATCGGCGGCATGGCGGGGCGGGTGATTACCGGCGTCGTCGCAGATCTGTTTTCATGGCGCGTCGCGATCGGCACGATCGGCGTACTCGGTTTGCTGTCGATGCTCGCGTTTCGCGCGCTGCTGCCGCCGTCGCGTCATTTCGTGCCGCGCCGGGGACTCGGCTTCGGCCACCATCGCAGCGCGCTGCTCAGGCAGTTCACGCGTCCCGGCTTGCCGCTGCTGTTCCTGCTCGGCTTCGTGCTGATGGGCAGTTTCGTCACGCTGTACAACTACATCGGCTACCGCCTGCTCGCGCCGCCCTATCGTTTGAGCCAGACGGAAATCGGCGCGATTTTCGTCGTGTATCTGACGGGCGTGGTGGCGTCGCCATGGTCGGGCCGCATGGCCGATGCATTCGGCCGCGCGCGCGTGCTGTCCGCGAGCTTGCTGCTGATGGCGTTGGGCCTCGCGCTCACGCTGTTGCATCCGCTCGCCGCGATTGCGGCTGGCATTGCCTGCGTGACCTTCGGCTTCTTCGCCGGACACGCGGTCGCGAGCGGCTGGGTCGGGCGACTCGCGAAGGAAGCGAAGGGCCAGGCCGCCGCGTTGTATCTGCTCGCGTATTACATCGGCTCCAGCGTGGTCGGCTCGTATGGCGGACACATCTGGGCGGACTATGGATGGAACGGCGTCGCGGGATTGGTGGCGGTGCTGCTCGTGATCGGTTTGCTCGCGGCGCTTCGCTTGCGGCGGCAGGAAGCGGAAAGCTGA
- the mgrA gene encoding L-glyceraldehyde 3-phosphate reductase translates to MAYEAASERYSDMQYRVCGKSGLKLPALSIGLWHNFGDTTPISTQRDILRTAFDLGITHFDLANNYGPPYGSAETNFGRLFKDDFKPYRDELLISSKAGWDMWPGPYGQGGGSRKYVLASLDQSLQRMGLDYVDIFYSHRFDADTPLEETAGALATAVQQGKALYIGISSYSAGKTLEMAKLLAEYKVPLLIHQPAYNMLNRWIEHELLDTLEKTGTGAIAFTPLAQGLLTGKYLNGVPQDARVNKAGGGSLKQEHLSEQNIEHVRKLNDIAQRRGQSLAQMALAWALRDPRVTSVLIGASRAEQVRENVGALKNLAFSKDELAEIDRYATEGGINLWEKPSTDQAI, encoded by the coding sequence ATGGCTTACGAAGCAGCTTCAGAACGCTATTCGGACATGCAGTACCGCGTCTGCGGCAAGTCGGGTCTCAAACTGCCGGCGCTCTCCATCGGTCTGTGGCACAACTTCGGCGACACCACGCCGATCTCCACGCAGCGCGACATTCTGCGCACCGCCTTCGATCTCGGCATTACCCACTTCGACCTCGCCAACAACTACGGGCCGCCGTACGGTAGCGCCGAAACCAACTTCGGCCGTCTGTTCAAGGACGACTTCAAACCGTACCGCGACGAGCTGCTGATTTCGTCGAAGGCAGGTTGGGACATGTGGCCGGGTCCGTACGGCCAGGGCGGCGGCTCGCGCAAATACGTGCTCGCGAGTCTCGACCAGAGCCTGCAACGCATGGGCCTCGACTACGTCGATATTTTCTATTCGCATCGTTTCGATGCGGACACGCCGCTGGAAGAAACCGCGGGTGCGCTGGCGACCGCCGTGCAGCAAGGCAAGGCGCTCTACATCGGCATTTCGTCGTATTCGGCCGGCAAGACGCTTGAAATGGCGAAGCTGCTCGCCGAATACAAGGTGCCGCTGCTGATCCACCAACCGGCGTACAACATGCTCAACCGCTGGATCGAGCACGAGTTGCTGGACACGCTGGAAAAGACCGGCACGGGTGCGATCGCGTTCACGCCGCTCGCGCAGGGTTTGCTGACAGGCAAGTATCTGAACGGCGTGCCGCAGGACGCGCGCGTGAACAAAGCGGGCGGCGGCTCGTTGAAGCAGGAGCATTTGAGCGAGCAGAACATCGAGCACGTGCGCAAGCTCAACGACATCGCGCAGCGGCGCGGACAAAGTCTTGCGCAGATGGCGCTGGCGTGGGCGCTGCGCGATCCGCGCGTGACCTCGGTGCTGATCGGCGCGAGCCGCGCGGAGCAGGTGCGCGAGAACGTCGGCGCGCTGAAGAACCTCGCGTTCTCGAAGGACGAACTCGCGGAAATCGATCGTTATGCGACCGAAGGCGGCATCAACCTGTGGGAAAAACCGTCGACGGATCAGGCGATCTGA
- a CDS encoding phytanoyl-CoA dioxygenase family protein, whose protein sequence is MSLHSKKEQIQTLREQGFVVVPGLVSPERCAELKQLAVQQLHEAATPIEFEADLKYPGAPSSRQAAGGHTVRRLLDAYGRAPAFAQWATAPEIRGWMELYFGEAPRLSRAHHNCMMTKHPAYGSLTGWHRDVRYWSFERDDLVSVWLALGDETVDNGALWLVPKSHDAPFTSDRFDEAKFFRSDLDDNQAWIRTAVSPTLKAGDVVFFHCNTLHSAGKNLSDQVKFSLVYTYHGASNVPLPGTRSAAKPEVAF, encoded by the coding sequence ATGTCACTCCATTCGAAGAAAGAGCAGATTCAGACGTTGCGGGAGCAAGGTTTTGTCGTCGTGCCCGGTTTGGTGTCGCCCGAACGTTGCGCCGAATTGAAACAGCTTGCGGTGCAGCAGTTGCACGAAGCGGCCACGCCGATCGAGTTCGAAGCGGATCTGAAATATCCCGGCGCGCCGAGTTCGAGGCAGGCGGCGGGCGGTCATACGGTGCGTCGGCTGCTGGATGCGTATGGTCGCGCGCCGGCCTTCGCGCAGTGGGCGACCGCGCCGGAAATTCGCGGCTGGATGGAATTGTACTTTGGCGAAGCGCCGCGTCTTTCGCGCGCGCATCACAACTGCATGATGACCAAGCATCCGGCGTACGGCAGTCTGACCGGCTGGCATCGCGACGTGCGCTACTGGTCGTTCGAGCGCGACGATCTGGTGTCGGTGTGGCTCGCGCTTGGCGATGAAACCGTCGACAACGGCGCGCTATGGCTGGTGCCGAAGTCGCATGACGCGCCGTTTACGTCCGATCGTTTCGACGAGGCCAAGTTTTTCCGCTCGGACCTCGACGACAACCAGGCCTGGATTCGTACCGCCGTTTCGCCCACGCTCAAGGCCGGCGACGTGGTGTTTTTCCACTGCAACACGCTGCATTCGGCGGGCAAGAACCTGAGCGATCAAGTGAAGTTCTCGCTGGTGTACACCTATCACGGCGCGAGCAACGTGCCGTTGCCGGGCACCCGCTCGGCCGCCAAGCCTGAAGTGGCGTTCTGA